The genomic segment ATTTCGGTAGAGAACCATGCCTGGCGTGCAGATTATTTCTCGACCAATCTTTTAAGTCTCCTTTAAACAGATACCGTGCAACCATTTCTGTTTCGCCGATGCCGTCCAAAATCTGATCCCCGCTCTGGGCATGGCCAAAAGATAATGCTCCGCACAGGTAACATATCGGGACAATAGTACGTATAAGCAATTTGTATATCTTCATATCGTTATAAAAATTTGTACACATATATAAAACTTGAAAAGTGTAATCGGCCCCCCTCACTGTCCTAATAAAGGTTCCATGCCGGCGGGTTGACACCTAGTAGATGCTTGACAAAAAAATCTCTTCGTTTTTTCTCTCCAAAATCACCGCCAGAAGAATGCCCCATGCCGGGTACCATGATAAACTCATGATCTTTACCGTGCTTGATCAATTGATTGACCAATTGATAAGTTGAAGCTGGATCCACGTTGTCATCAAGTTCGCCCACTATCAACATCAGCTTACCCTCCAGGCGGTATGCGTTTTCGGTATTTGAACACGCAGCATATTCCGGTCCTATCGGCCAGCCCATCCATTGTTCATTCCACCAGATTTTATCCATCCGGTTGTCATGACATCCGCAGGAGGATACCGCAACTTTGTAAAAATCAGGATGAAAGAGCAGTGCTGCCGTCGATGACTGTCCCCCGGCCGATGTGCCATAAATGCCTACCTGTTGTATATCCATATAGGGATATCTGGAAGCTGCAGCCTTTATCCAGGCAATACGGTCCGGAAAGCCGGCATCCTTTAAATTTTTCCAGGCCACATCATGAAAAGCCTTGGATCTGTTGGAAGTTCCCATTCCATCGATCTGCACGACAACAAAGCCCAATTCAGCCAGCTCGTACATTCCCGAAGGGTTTGCAGAAAAACTTTTGGGAACAAATGAACTGTGAGGCCCGGCATAAATGTATTCGATCACAGGATACTTTTTATTTGGATCAAAGTTTCGGGGCCGGACAATAATACCCCAGATATCGGTTTTACCATCCCTCCCCACGGCCGAAAAGACTTCAGGGGCTTTCCAGCCTGTGCTTTCCAGTTCACTAATATCGGTCCTTTCCAATTCCATGAGAATCCGGCCGTCAGCAGCATCACGCAGAACTGACGTAGGCGCTTGGTTTACCGTCGAATACACATCGACAAACAGGCTGTAATCCCCGTTGAAGGTGGCTTGATGGTTTGCCAGCTCGGGCGTTAGCTCTTTAAGACCATTCCCGTCCAGACCGATGGAGTAATAACGAATCAGATAGGGATCTTCACCTTCTTTCATGCCGCTCGCTTCAAAAATTATTTTTCTTTTTGCTTCATCCACATGCACCACTTTGCGTACTACCCATTGTCCTTTGGTGATCTGTTTTTTCAATTTGCCGGTTGTTCCGTCAAAAAGATAAAGATGGTTCCATCCATCGCGTTCGGAGGCCCAGATGATCTCTTTTGTCTCCTGTAAATCATGTCTGTATTTCTTGCTGCTATAATCAATAAAGGTGGGGCTGGTCTCCGAAATCACCACGCTGGTCTTGCCATCCACTGCACTGAGCGCCATAATATCATAACGCTGGTGTCCACGCTGATTATACTCGAAGGTGATACTATTGTTGTCTGGACGCCATGCCAATTCGGATAAAGTAAACTGGTTGGCGACCCTCATCGGATCCACAGGAAATATTTTACCATCTTCCACCCAGATGATCGCTGGATAATATTGCGGCAAAGCGTCACCTGGCTTAACATAGTCCCGTGTCTGCAATTTTGGCTGCAGCTGATCGACAGGAGACGATTCCAGCAGAGTTAACTGTCTTACCTCTGCTTTGCGCACTTTTGAAACGGCAATTTTCTTGGAGTCTGCAGACCATTGGATACGAGCCATGTAATACTCGCCCGGACTGCCGTCAAAAGTAAGCTGCTTCTCTGTCTTTGCGTCCCCTTTTCTACTTACGTAAACATTGCTGTTCTTGATGTAAGCAGTATATACCTTATCGGGAGAATCCACCGCCTCCCCTTTGCTGTCATCACGGCGCATGCCCCAGTAAGATCCACCTCTACGATCAAAATCATTTTCTTTGGCCTTCCCCGTCCGAGTCAGTTTTTGTGCAGATGCATTCCACGTCCAGCTTATGCCCTGCTCCACAAATTCGATTTCATTTGCGTTCAGCACCTTTGTCCCCCTGCCCCAATATCCGCTTAGTCTGACTGCGGAGCCGAGTTCGGCAGTCAGTTGTTTCTCAATCTCGCCAACGTCGGTAGCCTGCTTTTTCTGCGAAACCACGTCGACGATATGCAACATGGACCGTCCACCTTTAGCCGTGGTACGGTAGCTAAAACTCTGCCCTTTCTCAGACCAAAGAATCTGCTGGGGTATGCCATAAATCTTGGCAAACGTCTCCCGTATTTCTTTAGCCCGTTTATAATCCTCCAAAGTCCCCTGAGCCATGATAGCCAATTGGCAGAGCATAAACGATAACACTGCAATTAATTTCAGTTTCATAGTTATTTCTTAGTCGTTACTGTATGTTTGTTTACTTCAATGTTCATTGGAATGGGTTAAATGACTGCTGCGCCTCACTACATAATATAATGGAATTCCCAGCAGGGTAATAATAATCCCCGGCCAGGTAAATTGAGGCTTATAGATCACAAGCAGGACAATAAAAGACAGGCCCATTAGAATGTATAGCGCGGGAATCAGCGGATAACCGAAAGCTTTATAGGGTCTTGGAATGTCCGGTCGCTTTCGGCGAAGCAGAAAAATACCTATTATGCACAGCATATAAAAGATAACGACGACACAAGTGATCATATCCAGCAGATCGCCGTACTTTCCTGTCAGGCACCAAATCGT from the Sphingobacterium thalpophilum genome contains:
- a CDS encoding S9 family peptidase gives rise to the protein MKLKLIAVLSFMLCQLAIMAQGTLEDYKRAKEIRETFAKIYGIPQQILWSEKGQSFSYRTTAKGGRSMLHIVDVVSQKKQATDVGEIEKQLTAELGSAVRLSGYWGRGTKVLNANEIEFVEQGISWTWNASAQKLTRTGKAKENDFDRRGGSYWGMRRDDSKGEAVDSPDKVYTAYIKNSNVYVSRKGDAKTEKQLTFDGSPGEYYMARIQWSADSKKIAVSKVRKAEVRQLTLLESSPVDQLQPKLQTRDYVKPGDALPQYYPAIIWVEDGKIFPVDPMRVANQFTLSELAWRPDNNSITFEYNQRGHQRYDIMALSAVDGKTSVVISETSPTFIDYSSKKYRHDLQETKEIIWASERDGWNHLYLFDGTTGKLKKQITKGQWVVRKVVHVDEAKRKIIFEASGMKEGEDPYLIRYYSIGLDGNGLKELTPELANHQATFNGDYSLFVDVYSTVNQAPTSVLRDAADGRILMELERTDISELESTGWKAPEVFSAVGRDGKTDIWGIIVRPRNFDPNKKYPVIEYIYAGPHSSFVPKSFSANPSGMYELAELGFVVVQIDGMGTSNRSKAFHDVAWKNLKDAGFPDRIAWIKAAASRYPYMDIQQVGIYGTSAGGQSSTAALLFHPDFYKVAVSSCGCHDNRMDKIWWNEQWMGWPIGPEYAACSNTENAYRLEGKLMLIVGELDDNVDPASTYQLVNQLIKHGKDHEFIMVPGMGHSSGGDFGEKKRRDFFVKHLLGVNPPAWNLY